From Stenotrophomonas nitritireducens, the proteins below share one genomic window:
- a CDS encoding glycosyltransferase family 2 protein — translation MNEPRLLTPENVAVVIPALNEELRIRQVVEGALQYFPHVIVVDDGSTDRTAACIADLPVSVLRHPQRMGKGHALRSGFAEASRRGLLGVLTLDGDGQHVAADLPRLLASANRHPGCIIIGARLRKRASQPLYRRLANEFGDWGIAWGTHYQVADSQSGQRFYPAGVIALRDISAEGFVFEAQVVISAARQLGTRCVSVPIESRYSSADSDEQFRPSHFKPLQDLYRITSHIVLLALRHGHIWRVYRSIRRNPPVIDSTDAGS, via the coding sequence ATGAATGAGCCACGCCTGCTCACCCCGGAAAACGTCGCCGTCGTCATCCCGGCGCTTAACGAAGAACTGCGCATCCGCCAGGTCGTCGAAGGCGCGCTGCAGTATTTCCCGCATGTGATCGTGGTCGACGATGGCTCCACCGACCGCACTGCCGCCTGCATCGCCGACCTGCCGGTCAGCGTGCTGCGGCACCCGCAGCGCATGGGCAAGGGCCACGCGTTGCGCAGCGGCTTTGCCGAAGCCAGCCGCCGTGGCCTGCTGGGCGTGTTGACCCTGGATGGCGACGGCCAGCATGTTGCCGCGGACCTGCCGCGGCTGCTCGCCAGCGCCAACCGCCACCCGGGCTGCATCATCATCGGTGCGCGCCTGCGCAAGCGCGCTTCGCAGCCCCTGTACCGGCGCCTGGCCAACGAATTCGGCGACTGGGGCATCGCCTGGGGCACGCACTACCAGGTGGCCGACAGCCAGAGCGGGCAGCGTTTTTACCCGGCCGGCGTGATCGCCCTGCGCGACATCAGCGCTGAAGGCTTCGTGTTCGAAGCGCAGGTGGTGATCTCGGCGGCGCGGCAGCTGGGCACGCGCTGCGTGTCGGTGCCGATCGAATCGCGCTACAGCTCCGCCGACAGCGACGAGCAGTTCCGTCCCAGCCACTTCAAACCGCTGCAGGACCTGTACCGCATCACCAGCCACATCGTGCTGCTGGCCCTGCGCCACGGCCATATCTGGCGCGTCTACCGCAGCATCCGCCGCAATCCGCCGGTCATCGACAGCACCGACGCCGGCAGCTGA
- a CDS encoding beta-ketoacyl synthase chain length factor, with protein MLEATLEGIGFWGSGLPDWDSACAWMRKGERPLDPPARPSPQLLAANERRRAPGTVAVALEAALAACQAADRAPAVLPAVFTSTHGELTITDYMCATLAIDPAAISPTKFHNSVHNAAAGYWTIGAGAHVAATAISAGSYSFAQGLLEAMVQLHAGEEAVLLVAYDGNASGPAAEVSPSTGLLGAAFVLSRSACVGLPTLQLSVHTQPPPATEQRNEQGPLGQLFGDNAMHPALPLLEALAMDQQALWLRAGVAQWLRIGIHHE; from the coding sequence ATGCTGGAAGCAACGCTGGAAGGTATTGGTTTCTGGGGCAGCGGCCTGCCCGACTGGGACAGCGCCTGCGCCTGGATGCGCAAGGGTGAACGCCCGCTCGATCCGCCGGCGCGCCCTTCGCCGCAGTTGCTGGCGGCCAACGAGCGGCGCCGCGCGCCCGGCACCGTGGCGGTCGCACTGGAAGCGGCGCTGGCCGCCTGCCAGGCCGCCGACCGTGCACCGGCCGTGCTGCCGGCGGTGTTCACCTCCACCCACGGTGAGCTGACCATCACCGATTACATGTGCGCCACGCTGGCTATCGACCCGGCTGCGATCTCGCCCACAAAATTCCACAATTCGGTACACAACGCCGCCGCCGGCTACTGGACCATCGGTGCAGGCGCGCATGTCGCCGCCACCGCGATCAGCGCCGGCAGCTACAGCTTTGCGCAGGGCCTGCTCGAAGCCATGGTGCAGTTGCACGCCGGCGAGGAAGCGGTGCTGCTGGTCGCCTATGACGGCAACGCCAGCGGCCCGGCAGCCGAGGTTTCGCCCAGCACCGGCCTGCTCGGTGCCGCGTTCGTGCTCTCACGCAGCGCCTGCGTGGGCCTGCCCACGCTGCAGCTCAGCGTGCACACGCAGCCGCCGCCGGCAACCGAGCAGCGCAACGAACAAGGCCCGCTTGGGCAGCTGTTCGGCGACAACGCCATGCACCCGGCGCTGCCGTTGCTGGAAGCCCTGGCCATGGACCAGCAGGCGCTGTGGCTACGCGCCGGCGTCGCGCAATGGCTGAGGATCGGCATCCACCATGAATGA